In Mangifera indica cultivar Alphonso chromosome 1, CATAS_Mindica_2.1, whole genome shotgun sequence, a single genomic region encodes these proteins:
- the LOC123212492 gene encoding NAD-dependent protein deacetylase SRT1 — protein MSLGYAEKLSFIEDVGNVGMTELFDTPQLLQEKIEQLAKLITKSKHLVVFTGAGISTSCGIPDFRGPKGIWTLQREGKPLPEASLPFHRAMPSMTHMALVELEKAGILKFVISQNVDGLHLRSGIPREKLAELHGDSFMEACPSCGKEYLRDFEVETIGLKETSRRCTDIKCGGKLKDTVLDWEDALPPKEMNPAERHCRNADVVMCLGTSLQITPACNLPLKCLSGGGKIVIVNLQKTPKDKKASLVIHGLVDKVIAGVMDLLNLRIPPYIRIDLFQIIVTQSLSADKKFVNWTLRVASVHGQNVPLPFIKSVEVSFSDKMKYKIASLDKHPFQLKRRTITTEVFEIMLKLNFSDGCVCPCTQITIPFDFKVSAKSFEPDKEAIFQKLRETATQEFCCGQISLLERKVFSSPKSETAVYAIVTNIKCFESHTLTNGDLKWQKGSVNGIETSRKRSNSRKRKSRP, from the exons ATGTCTTTGGGCTACGCAGAGAAGCTCTCTTTTATAGAAGATGTGGGCAACGTTGGCATGACTGAACTCTTTGACACACCTCAACTTCTGCAAGAAAAA ATTGAACAGCTTGCCAAATTAATAACAAAG AGTAAGCATCTAGTAGTGTTTACAGGTGCAGGGATATCTACATCTTGTGGTATACCTGATTTTCGAGGTCCCAAGGGAATATGGACGCTACAG CGTGAAGGCAAACCCTTGCCTGAAGCGTCCCTACCATTTCATCGCGCAATGCCGAGCATGACTCATATGGCGCTGGTCGAATTAGAGAAGGCAGGCATCTTAAAGTTTGTTATTAGTCAG AATGTAGATGGCCTCCATCTTCGCTCTGGAATACCAAGAGAGAAACTTGCAGAATTGCATGGTGACTCCTTCATGGAGGCTTGTCCTTCATGTGGAAAAGA GTATTTGCGTGACTTTGAGGTGGAAACAATTGGATTGAAAGAGACATCACGACGTTGCACTGATATAAAATGTGGAGGAAAACTTAAAGATACGGTCCTTGACTGGGAG GATGCACTGCCCCCCAAGGAGATGAATCCAGCAGAAAGGCACTGTAGAAATGCTGATGTTGTAATGTGTCTGGGAACTAG TTTGCAGATAACTCCAGCGTGCAATCTGCCACTTAAATGTCTTAGTGGTGGGGGAAAGATTGTTATTGTGAATCTTCAG AAAACGCCAAAGGACAAGAAAGCAAGTTTGGTGATCCATGGGCTTGTAGATAAG GTTATTGCAGGAGTCATGGACTTGCTGAATTTGCGTATTCCTCCATATATTAGGATTGATCTTTTCCAGATCATTGTAACTCAATCCTTGAGTGCAG ACAAAAAATTTGTGAACTGGACTCTCAGAGTCGCAAGTGTGCATGGACAAAATGTGCCACTGCCATTCATCAAATCTGTGGAG GTTTCCTTCTCTGACAAGATGAAGTACAAAATAGCCAGTCTAGATAAGCATCCATTTCAGCTGAAGAG GAGAACCATTACTACAGAAGTCTTTGAAATCATGTTGAAACTCAACTTTAGTGATGGTTGTGTTTGTCCATGCACCCAAATCACTATCCCTTTTGATTTTAAG GTTTCAGCAAAGAGTTTTGAACCTGACAAGGAGGCAATATTCCAAAAGCTAAGAGAGACAGCAACACAAGAATTCTGCTGTGGGCAGATTTCCCTTCTTGAGAGGAAGGTTTTTTCATCCCCCAAAAGTGAGACTGCAGTCTATGCCATTGTTACCAACATCAAATGTTTTGAATCTCATACTCTCACCAATGGCGATCTCAAATGGCAAAAGGGAAGTGTGAATGGTATTGAAACATCTCGGAAACGATCAAACAGTCGTAAGCGTAAATCTCGACCATAG
- the LOC123198786 gene encoding nuclear transcription factor Y subunit B-like, whose protein sequence is MEGQDGFNNNPNKFARTSSGLSTNSKDEFDAAIATLAATTINVTINNDNVINADNNNNDLSEQQEVIESSPCIIRSQNQHMPITNVTRIMRKVLPPNVKIADNAKEFIQECVTEYISFITNEANDYCHHEQRKTVSAEDLILAMERLGFDNYVEPLICYLNRYRESESRSNSSPKQPITMHDHLDRRQPVYYIGPQQGFYDPSAGTYLRDDSSSGSGANGSSSQANNKFSGFDFDPFVQFK, encoded by the exons ATGGAGGGTCAAGATGGATTCAATAACAATCCCAACAAGTTTGCTAGAACAAGCTCTG GTTTGTCTACTAATTCAAAGGATGAATTTGATGCTGCGATTGCCACCCTAGCCGCTACTACCATAAATGTCACCATCAACAATGATAACGTCATTAATgctgacaataataataatgaccTTAGTGAACAACAAGAAGTCATTGAATCATCACCATGCATTATCCGTAGTCAAAATCAACATATGCCCATAACAAATGTGACTCGCATCATGCGCAAAGTACTCCCTCCAAATGTCAAGATTGCTGATAATGCGAAGGAGTTTATCCAGGAGTGTGTCACCGAATATATTAGCTTCATTACTAATGAAGCTAATGATTATTGTCATCATGAACAACGTAAAACTGTGTCGGCTGAGGACCTTATTTTGGCTATGGAAAGACTGGGTTTTGACAATTATGTTGAGCCTCTCATTTGTTATCTAAACCGCTACAGAGAGAGTGAAAGTCGAAGTAATTCAAGTCCTAAACAACCCATCACAATGCATGACCATCTGGATCGTCGACAACCTGTTTACTACATAGGGCCTCAACAAGGCTTTTACGATCCATCAGCTGGGACATACTTGAGAGATGACTCTAGCTCCGGATCAGGTGCAAATGGATCCTCCTCTCAAGCgaataataaattttctggttttgattttgatcCATTTGTTCAATTTAAATGA
- the LOC123212281 gene encoding probable L-type lectin-domain containing receptor kinase S.7: MPPTKFLGFSCLFFFFLNFSNFNLVLANNVSFSFPSLTLRNLTLLGDAYLRNGVIGLTRELGVPSSSSGTLVYNNPVTFFDQETNTTASFNTKFTFSINNVNPGSYGDGLAFFISPDDQILGSPGGYLGLVNSSQLTKNRFVAIEFDTRLDAHFNDPNDNHVGLDIDSLNSIKTADPIVQGIDLNSGNLTTVWIDYKNNLKDLKVFMSYSISKPEKPVLSVDIDLSEYLKDVMYVGFSASTEGSTELHLIQNWSFKTSGFQPVRPQSHPHNVSDNSVNTVPNLPISNATRKHHNRVGLGLGIAGPAFFCVALAVFGYFTVKKWRGMRPGMCLKAELVPGPREFSYKELHSATRGFHSSRILGRGAFGNVYKAFFVSTGSIAAVKRSKHSHEGKTEFLAELSIIACLRHKNLVQLLGWCSEKDELLLVYEFMSNGSLDKVLYQEPNNGFLLSWCNRINIVVGLASALNYLHQECEQQVIHRDIKASNVMLDGNFNARLGDFGLARLMDHDKSPVSTLTAGTMGYLAPEYLQYGKATDMTDVFSYGVVVLEVACGRRPIEREGDSNKMVNLVDWVWGLHAEGRVIEAADKRLNGEFNEEEMKKLLLLGLSCANPDSAERPSMRRVVQILNNEAALVMVPKRKPSLKFSSDMSLKLEDIVSDEEDR, encoded by the exons ATGCCTCCAACAAAGTTTCTTGGTTTCAGCtgcttgttcttcttctttctcaatttttcaaactttaatcttGTTTTGGCTAACAATGTTAGCTTCAGTTTCCCTTCTTTGACTCTCCGAAACCTCACGCTCCTTGGCGATGCCTATCTTCGCAATGGTGTAATTGGCCTCACAAGAGAGCTTGGTGTGCCTTCTTCGAGCTCTGGGACTCTTGTTTACAACAACCCGGTTACTTTTTTTGAtcaagaaaccaacaccacagCTTCTTTCAACACAAAGTTTACGTTTTCTATCAACAATGTGAACCCGGGCTCTTATGGTGATGGTTTAGCCTTTTTTATTTCTCCTGATGATCAGATTCTTGGCAGCCCTGGAGGGTATCTTGGCCTTGTGAATTCTTCACAGTTGACTAAGAATAGATTTGTGGCTATTGAGTTTGATACAAGGCTTGATGCTCATTTTAATGATCCGAATGACAATCATGTTGGTTTGGATATAGATAGTCTTAACTCAATCAAGACTGCTGATCCAATCGTTCAAGGGATTGATTTAAACAGTGGGAATTTGACCACAGTTTGGATTGATTACAAGAATAATTTGAAGGACTTGAAAGTTTTCATGAGTTATTCGATTTCAAAGCCCGAAAAGCCGGTGTTAAGTGTGGATATTGACCTCTCGGAGTATCTGAAGGATGTTATGTATGTGGGGTTCTCTGCTTCAACTGAAGGGAGTACTGAGCTTCACTTGATTCAAAATTGGAGCTTCAAAACTTCTGGGTTTCAGCCTGTGAGACCGCAATCTCATCCTCACAATGTGTCTGATAATTCAGTGAATACAGTTCCTAATTTGCCTATATCGAATGCTACAAGAAAACATCACAATAGGGTTGGTTTAGGTCTTGGAATTGCTGGTCCAGCCTTCTTTTGTGTAGCCCTTGCAGTTTTTGGTTACTTTACTGTCAAGAAATGGAGAGGTATGAGACCAGGAATGTGCCTAAAGGCAGAACTTGTGCCAGGACCAAGAGAGTTTAGTTACAAAGAGTTACATTCAGCAACAAGAGGGTTTCACTCAAGCAGAATCTTAGGCCGCGGGGCTTTTGGGAATGTTTACAAGGCCTTCTTTGTCTCTACTGGTTCCATTGCTGCAGTGAAGAGATCAAAGCATTCCCATGAAGGTAAAACTGAATTTCTTGCTGAATTATCCATTATAGCTTGCTTGAGGCACAAGAATTTGGTTCAGCTCCTTGGTTGGTGCTCTGAGAAGGATGAATTGTTACTTGTTTATGAGTTCATGTCAAATGGAAGCCTTGATAAGGTGCTGTACCAAGAACCTAACAATGGATTTTTATTGAGTTGGTGCAATAGGATTAACATTGTGGTTGGATTGGCTTCTGCTCTCAATTACTTGCATCAAGAATGTGAGCAGCAAGTCATTCATAGAGACATAAAAGCTAGCAATGTAATGCTGGATGGAAACTTCAATGCAAGGCTAGGTGATTTCGGATTGGCAAGGCTGATGGATCATGATAAGAGTCCAGTTTCGACGCTGACAGCAGGAACTATGGGGTACCTTGCGCCGGAGTATCTTCAGTATGGAAAAGCAACTGATATGACTGATGTTTTCAGCTATGGTGTGGTTGTGCTTGAAGTGGCTTGTGGAAGAAGACCAATAGAGAGGGAAGGAGACAGTAACAAAATGGTGAATTTGGTTGATTGGGTATGGGGATTGCATGCTGAGGGAAGAGTCATTGAAGCAGCTGACAAAAGATTGAATGGGGAGTTTAATGAGGAAGAAATGAAGAAGCTATTACTTCTGGGGTTAAGTTGCGCAAACCCAGATAGTGCAGAGAGGCCTTCAATGAGAAGAGTTGTTCAGATCTTGAACAATGAGGCAGCACTAGTAATGGTGCCTAAGAGGAAGCCAAGTCTCAAATTCTCCAGCGACATGTCACTGAAACTAGAGGACATTGTTTCAGATGAAGAAGACCGCTG A